Below is a window of bacterium DNA.
TATCCTTTAAACTTATTTCATCTTCATAACTCCCAGCCGCCGGGATAATAACTTTGATTGGTTCCTGAGGTCGATAGTATTTCTTCTCCATCAACTTCATTACGGACATACCTTGAAGTTCAAAGACTTCTTCCATAGAGGCAATCTCTTTTTCAATGGGTTTTGTTGTGCCATAAGCGGCGATGGCACCAAAAGTCATATCCATTGCCTTTATTGAGGCTCGAATACCATGATTAGCATAAATGACCATTTTTATCCCTAATTTTTCCAATTCCTCAGCAGTAACCGCAGAGTAAGTAGTCGGAACTACGACTAACGGGGATTTATTATTCCATGCGTGGATGAATTCAATAATTTCATCAGGGGTTTTTGATTTAGAGTGAATAAGGATTGCGTCTGCTCCGGCATCAACATAGGCATTAGCCCGGCGCAATGCTTCTTCTTGTCCCCAGCCAGCAATTAATGCCTCAACACGAGCAATGACCATAAAATCAGGATGTTCCTGCACACTTTTCGCCGCCAGAATCTTTCCGACAAATTCAGATAACGGTGCTAATTCCTGTCGGCCGGGAATAAAACTGTTGACTTTTGGAAATTGTTTATCTTCGATGACAACCGCCGCAATTCCCGCAGATTCATATTTTTTAACCATATACATCACATTATTAGAATTCCCATAACCTGTATCACAGTCTGCTACAATCGGGATAGAAACCGCATCATTCATCGTTTTTGCTACCTCTAAATACTGACTCATCGTCAGAATATTCGCATCCGGCACAGCAAATGATGTTGATATTTCTAATCCACTTGCCCAAACGCCATCAAACCCATTCTTTTCTACTAATTTAGCACTCAAACCATCATGTGCCCCAACAATCCGAATAATCCCTTTCTTCTTAAACATCTTTCTAAGTTGGCTGGCTTTATTTTCCTTTTGTTGAGACATTATATTACCTTCCTAATAGACTTATCTTACCCACATCTTTTATTGGCCAGATGTAACTTCTCCAGATGCTCCGCCTGTTTTATATCCTCCGGGAAATCAATCTCTACCCACTGTAATCCATCAACTAATTCATAATTAAAAGGTATCTTTTTAAATAAAACTGGCAGAACATCCTCATATCCACTTTCAAACTCTTTATTATTTATCCTTTGTTCGACAATTTCCTTTAAACAATTAGCGCCTGCATCATCTATCTTTAAAAACCCAACCCATTCCCCAAGTATATCAAAATCACCTTTTAAAGCCCGACTCATCTCAATTATACGCTCATTTTTAATCCCTGCGACCACTTCTTCCTCTACACCTTTTGAGGTCGTATCAATAATCAGTAAATTATTCTTTTTTGATTGAATGATTTTTTTAAATACATCTTCTTCGCAGTAAACATCAGCATCCATCACTAAGATATTTTCTTTGAGTTCATCTTTTGCTTTCCAGAGAGAAATTATACTTCCTTTTTTAAAATCAGGATTTTCAATAAACTTTATTTTTAGTTGAAAATCATTTCTGTGGACAAATCTAATAACTTCATCTTTTTTATACCCAACGACAATAACTACCTCTTTTATTCCATATTTAGCCAGGCTATTCAAATATCTTTCAATAAGTCTTTTTTCTCCAATCTTTAAAAGGCATTTTGGTCCATCAAAATATCCCTTTAATCGTTTTCCAACCCCTGCGGCTAAAATAACTGCTTTCAATAACCTTTTTACCCCTTTTATTAGGATAACACAAATCTGGGAATTTGTCAAATCTTTTTTAGTTGACACAACAATTCTATTTTGACTAATATAGCTGGAGTTTCGTTAATTTAATGAGCCATTGAGGCTATCTGAATCCTTATCAATCTGTTTATTTTGCTCAAAGATGGCAAAATTAGGCTCAAAAGCCTGATGATTTTTTTGCAACTTATCCTTTGAAGTTGAGTTGATAAAAAATGCTTCATCTATTTTCTTCCCTTTGTGTCCTTTGCGTTACTACTTTGTGCCCTTTGTGGTTTATCCTTTTTTAACCGCAAAGAACGCAAAGAAATCGACCGCAAAGAACGCAAAGATTAAAGGTAAAAGAAATCATAGAAAATTCACGAAACTCCAGTTTAAAGAACTATTTAAATCCTTTCCAATATCTCTTTTCTTTTCACCTTTCTTGTCGAAGTTTTAGGTAACTCCCCTTTCCATATCTCAAAATCCACAATCCGTTTATAATCGGCTAAGTTCGAACAATATTTTTTTATCTCCTTCTCAACGAGTTTTTTTATCCCTTCCTCATCTTTTTCTTTAAAATAGTCATAATCAGGCACAACCACCGCATAAACCTCTTCTCCACCTTTCCTGCCTGGTTTTCCGATAACACATATCTCTTTGATACAGGGGCTTTTTAAGATTTCTTCTTCAACTTCTTCCGGGTGAATTTTCTTACCGCCAGCGGTTACGATAAGATTTTTTAGCCTGCCTTTAATGTATAAAAATCCATCCTTATCAATCTCACCTATATCTCCGGTATGAAACCAACCATCTTTTATTGCTTCTTGTGTCAGGGCAGAGTCTTTGAAGTATCCCTTCATTAAATGGGGTCCCTGAATAAGTATTTCCCCTTCATCACTAATTTTTACATTTACTTCTGGTAAAGGTTTTCCAACAGAGCCAGGGCGATTTTCCTTAAATGTATTAGCTGAGGTTACAGGTGAGGTTTCACTAAGTCCATAACCTTGAAGCACAGGTATGCCCATTAATTGGAAATTCGTGGCTATTTGTGGGTCAAGTGGTGCACCACCACTAATAAAACACCGTAACCTACCACCAAATCCCAGATGAACCTTTTTAAAAAGCAGGTATCTGATAGTAGTCCATTTCCCTAAATATTTTGACAACAGTAAAATCATCTCAAATGATTTTTTAATATGGATTGGGGATTTTTCAATCTCTTTCATCACATTTTTGTAAAACATCTGTAATATCAAAGGCACAACAATCATAATTGTGGTCTGGGTTTGTTTCATAGTGGAGATGATTTCTGCAGGTTTTAAACTCCGGAGATAGGTAATGGATGAGCCACCGTGAAGTGGTCCTAAAAATCCACAGATAAGTTCATAGGCATGATTTAATGGCAAAATAGAGAGGAAATTATCCTTAGTTCCATATTTGAGCATTTTACCAAATGAGGAAATTTGAAAAAAAAGATTCTGATAAGTCAGTTCTACGCCTTTAGGATTGCCGGTAGTCCCTGAGGTGTAAATAATTACCGCAGTATCGTTTAGTTCTATGGCACGGTGTTTAAGTTCTCCTTCAACAGACTTTAACTCTTTTAAAGAAAGAATATCTTCCCCTATCTTTTCATCCAGGGATATGACCATTCTAATTTTAGTTTTTAGAGTTTTGATGAGGTCAATAAATCTGGCAGAGG
It encodes the following:
- the aepX gene encoding phosphoenolpyruvate mutase; amino-acid sequence: MSQQKENKASQLRKMFKKKGIIRIVGAHDGLSAKLVEKNGFDGVWASGLEISTSFAVPDANILTMSQYLEVAKTMNDAVSIPIVADCDTGYGNSNNVMYMVKKYESAGIAAVVIEDKQFPKVNSFIPGRQELAPLSEFVGKILAAKSVQEHPDFMVIARVEALIAGWGQEEALRRANAYVDAGADAILIHSKSKTPDEIIEFIHAWNNKSPLVVVPTTYSAVTAEELEKLGIKMVIYANHGIRASIKAMDMTFGAIAAYGTTKPIEKEIASMEEVFELQGMSVMKLMEKKYYRPQEPIKVIIPAAGSYEDEISLKDIMQDIPMPMIDISGKSLLQRQQETLNTLSIQDITVVGGHRGDKIQLDGVAVIQNNDYKNTRDLESIMCARDKLEGKVLICYSDILFDADVIDKLLKSMADISILADPTYVERAGKKPDMDLVSAENPPVFNKRRILSVAKTNYAVKIGTDIPEEQRHYEWTGITFLSSAGTQKIKDWYEKSKIKYANRPFHTAPNFKQASLTDLLQEMIDGGEKVAIVEITSGWMEVHTMENYKLSCELLAGK
- a CDS encoding phosphocholine cytidylyltransferase family protein, yielding MSTKKDLTNSQICVILIKGVKRLLKAVILAAGVGKRLKGYFDGPKCLLKIGEKRLIERYLNSLAKYGIKEVVIVVGYKKDEVIRFVHRNDFQLKIKFIENPDFKKGSIISLWKAKDELKENILVMDADVYCEEDVFKKIIQSKKNNLLIIDTTSKGVEEEVVAGIKNERIIEMSRALKGDFDILGEWVGFLKIDDAGANCLKEIVEQRINNKEFESGYEDVLPVLFKKIPFNYELVDGLQWVEIDFPEDIKQAEHLEKLHLANKRCG
- a CDS encoding AMP-binding protein, producing the protein MLKGLNSIEDIIDTLKKYGGKIALQIKGDTGFHSLSYLELNNRGFDVSSTLIKSGVEKGDRIAILSENRPEWAIAFFGIIFSGAIVVPLDIKLKEKELTYILNNCEAEYIFASARFIDLIKTLKTKIRMVISLDEKIGEDILSLKELKSVEGELKHRAIELNDTAVIIYTSGTTGNPKGVELTYQNLFFQISSFGKMLKYGTKDNFLSILPLNHAYELICGFLGPLHGGSSITYLRSLKPAEIISTMKQTQTTIMIVVPLILQMFYKNVMKEIEKSPIHIKKSFEMILLLSKYLGKWTTIRYLLFKKVHLGFGGRLRCFISGGAPLDPQIATNFQLMGIPVLQGYGLSETSPVTSANTFKENRPGSVGKPLPEVNVKISDEGEILIQGPHLMKGYFKDSALTQEAIKDGWFHTGDIGEIDKDGFLYIKGRLKNLIVTAGGKKIHPEEVEEEILKSPCIKEICVIGKPGRKGGEEVYAVVVPDYDYFKEKDEEGIKKLVEKEIKKYCSNLADYKRIVDFEIWKGELPKTSTRKVKRKEILERI